CGGCCTGCAAGTCAAAGCCGGGGAGCTTGCGACCTGCGGCATCTACAACCTCGCGGGGCAGGCGGTCAGCATCCAAAGCTATGCCCCGGGCAGCCACCAACTGGTTTGGGACGGACGCGACCTACGCGGAGATCCCTGCGCCAGCGGGATCTATCTGCTCAGGCTAAGGTCCGCCAGCCACGCATCCAGCGCCAAACTGGTGCTGATCAAGTGAGGGAGGCGATCATGAACAAGCAAATCTTGACCCTCATCGCGATCCTGGCGGTTGGCCTGCTGGCCGCGGCGCCGGTGGTCACCAGCGTTCTGGCCGGGCAACTGGGCGACCAGGTGCTGATTGCCTACAGGCTTTCTAATCCTTTCGAATTGGATTGCGAGGTGAGCGTGGCAGTTTCCGCGGACGGCGGGGCGACCTACAGCATCTTCCCGACCGCGCTGAG
The genomic region above belongs to Candidatus Syntrophosphaera sp. and contains:
- a CDS encoding T9SS type A sorting domain-containing protein, translating into MNRFLIFFTLLVLAGSIHAFVGEGESNVFEITQTGVEESIIPPSQQTGFTGPAWPNPFRGGAVVSIGLQVKAGELATCGIYNLAGQAVSIQSYAPGSHQLVWDGRDLRGDPCASGIYLLRLRSASHASSAKLVLIK